In a genomic window of Candidatus Binataceae bacterium:
- a CDS encoding PAS domain S-box protein produces MKPERSDSPPAGGPAGGAPDSARALLGLFVENVRDYAIFTLDSAGLVTSWNIGAERIKGYTADEVIGKPWSIFYTPEDIARGWPAEVMRRAKTEGRVEDTGLRMRKDGTRFWARVVLSANYDENHVLRGFIKITQDISEQKRAEQELRENEERFRAFSENFPGFHWIADSNGRFQFANRHFQRELRLPAGGFVGKSPEELFEPETARVMLQGNQIVLATNAPLVQTESLTSSGSTRHFLVSKFPIRIDGQTLIGCVSFDITSRIEAEDELKRMREELIRQERLGSIAQLSSALAHDLNNTLNAISLRLWTIRENANAPSRPQIDKLSELLARAAASVARLQTFVRSHREPQLQPLGLNRVIQEAAEAARSTFTQRGVTIDLSQVHADLPPVLGLGSDVEQIFTNLFTNAHDSMPDGGMVEVSAEINQGQIEVAIADRGTGIPTDSLDKIFEPFFTTKPKPRSGLGLSFAASVMARTGGSIGASNRIGGGAVFMLIFPVARDYPSERAIFTREPPVGAMRVLVIDDDHDNLDSMKDALEYRGYAVSIASGGQDALELLRSGVQFDAIICDIGMPDMNGWEVAEKISDLKIPARLFMLSGWANEVPQGDPRRKLVVDVLAKPINLERIDQVLRYS; encoded by the coding sequence ATGAAACCCGAGCGTTCTGACTCCCCGCCGGCAGGGGGGCCCGCTGGCGGGGCGCCCGATTCCGCGCGCGCCTTGCTCGGTCTGTTCGTCGAGAACGTCCGCGATTATGCCATCTTTACCCTCGACTCGGCCGGTCTGGTCACGAGCTGGAACATCGGGGCAGAGCGAATAAAGGGTTACACCGCTGATGAAGTCATCGGCAAACCCTGGTCGATTTTCTACACCCCGGAGGATATCGCGCGCGGATGGCCCGCGGAGGTGATGCGCCGCGCCAAGACCGAGGGGCGCGTCGAAGACACGGGTTTGCGGATGCGCAAAGATGGCACCCGCTTCTGGGCGCGGGTGGTTCTCAGCGCGAACTACGATGAAAATCACGTCCTGCGCGGCTTCATTAAAATCACGCAGGATATCAGCGAGCAGAAGCGCGCCGAGCAGGAACTGCGCGAGAACGAAGAGCGCTTCCGTGCCTTCTCAGAAAATTTTCCAGGCTTTCACTGGATCGCGGACTCAAATGGCCGCTTCCAGTTTGCCAATCGGCACTTTCAACGCGAACTGCGTTTGCCGGCCGGCGGATTCGTAGGCAAAAGCCCCGAGGAGCTCTTCGAGCCCGAAACTGCTCGCGTCATGCTCCAGGGCAACCAGATCGTGCTGGCGACTAACGCCCCCTTGGTCCAGACCGAAAGCCTCACGAGCTCGGGCTCAACCCGCCACTTCCTGGTTAGCAAATTTCCGATCCGGATCGACGGACAAACCTTGATCGGCTGCGTGTCGTTCGACATTACCTCGCGGATCGAGGCCGAAGACGAGCTGAAGCGGATGCGCGAGGAGCTGATCCGGCAGGAAAGGCTCGGGTCCATCGCGCAGCTTTCGTCCGCCCTCGCCCATGATCTCAATAATACGCTCAACGCCATTTCCCTGCGGCTGTGGACGATCAGGGAAAATGCGAATGCGCCCTCGCGGCCTCAAATCGACAAGCTGAGCGAACTGCTGGCGCGCGCCGCGGCCAGCGTAGCGCGTCTGCAGACATTCGTCAGGTCGCACCGCGAGCCGCAGCTTCAGCCGCTCGGTTTGAACCGCGTCATCCAGGAGGCAGCCGAGGCTGCCCGTTCGACCTTTACTCAACGAGGGGTCACTATCGATTTGTCGCAGGTGCATGCGGATTTGCCGCCGGTCCTCGGGCTCGGCTCCGATGTCGAGCAGATTTTTACGAATCTGTTCACCAATGCGCACGACTCGATGCCCGACGGCGGCATGGTCGAAGTGAGTGCGGAGATCAATCAGGGGCAAATCGAGGTCGCGATCGCCGATCGCGGGACGGGAATTCCGACCGACAGTCTGGATAAAATATTTGAGCCGTTTTTCACCACCAAGCCCAAGCCAAGAAGCGGGCTTGGACTTTCATTTGCCGCCAGCGTGATGGCGCGAACTGGCGGCAGTATCGGCGCTAGTAACCGGATCGGCGGCGGCGCCGTATTTATGTTGATCTTTCCTGTCGCTCGTGATTATCCGAGCGAGCGCGCCATTTTTACGCGTGAGCCGCCGGTTGGCGCAATGCGCGTCCTTGTCATCGATGACGATCATGACAATCTCGACAGCATGAAAGACGCGCTCGAGTATCGTGGCTACGCGGTGTCGATCGCGTCGGGCGGCCAGGATGCGCTGGAGTTGCTGCGCTCGGGTGTCCAGTTCGATGCGATCATCTGCGATATCGGGATGCCTGATATGAACGGCTGGGAGGTTGCCGAGAAGATTTCCGACCTGAAAATTCCAGCCCGGTTGTTCATGCTGAGCGGATGGGCTAATGAAGTCCCGCAAGGCGATCCGCGCCGCAAATTGGTTGTAGACGTACTCGCAAAGCCCATCAACCTCGAGCGCATCGACCAGGTTTTGCGATACAGCTGA
- a CDS encoding ATP-binding protein, translated as MPSDPARIVALLSPFTPSVPARIWVKNADGIYVYVNDRLVADFDIPREQWIGSSDEELFPELARAFRRNDLAVLTSGQPIQTTDLVMRRGGREFAFVLRFPVDIDGERHLGAIAIDLTSEISGLFELQKVQEQRYSNERLRALGELASGLAHDLGNNLNAARLRLDILRAKADPDLVKDVDAAIRSINAAADRVRGVQNFVREGQQGEPRSIDLSVLVRESIDMVDVVIRVPTVLGGRIRIECLLPDALPPISGLATELKHVFANLLLNARDAMPEGGTITVSSTVSEAVEIVIADEGEGIPTEHVESIFKPFFTTKPSGSGLGLSMAKDVMTRLGGGISARNRAQAGAEFVLRFPIINS; from the coding sequence ATGCCCTCCGATCCAGCTCGCATAGTTGCTTTGTTGTCGCCCTTCACGCCCAGCGTTCCCGCGCGCATCTGGGTTAAGAACGCCGATGGAATCTACGTCTATGTGAACGATCGTCTGGTGGCCGATTTCGACATACCCCGCGAGCAATGGATTGGATCGAGCGACGAAGAGCTTTTCCCGGAACTCGCGCGCGCGTTCAGAAGGAACGACCTCGCGGTACTCACGAGCGGCCAGCCGATCCAGACGACGGACCTGGTGATGCGTCGCGGCGGTCGCGAGTTCGCCTTCGTGCTCCGCTTTCCAGTCGACATCGACGGCGAGCGACATCTCGGCGCCATCGCGATCGATCTCACTAGCGAAATCAGCGGACTCTTCGAATTGCAGAAGGTCCAGGAGCAGCGCTACTCGAATGAACGGCTGCGCGCGCTCGGCGAGCTCGCCTCCGGGCTCGCGCACGACCTCGGTAACAATCTCAACGCAGCCCGGCTCAGGCTCGACATTCTTCGCGCCAAGGCCGATCCCGATCTGGTCAAAGACGTTGATGCGGCGATCAGATCGATCAACGCGGCCGCCGACCGCGTGCGTGGGGTGCAAAATTTCGTCCGCGAAGGCCAGCAGGGCGAGCCTCGCTCGATCGATCTCAGCGTGCTGGTCCGCGAATCGATCGACATGGTCGATGTAGTCATCAGGGTGCCGACCGTGCTAGGCGGTCGAATTCGAATCGAATGCCTGTTGCCGGATGCGCTCCCGCCAATTTCGGGACTGGCTACAGAGCTGAAGCACGTATTTGCCAACCTGTTGCTAAACGCGCGCGATGCGATGCCGGAAGGCGGAACGATAACGGTCAGCAGCACCGTCAGCGAGGCAGTCGAAATTGTCATCGCCGATGAGGGCGAAGGAATTCCGACGGAACATGTCGAGTCGATCTTCAAGCCGTTTTTCACTACCAAGCCGAGCGGCAGCGGACTCGGCCTCTCGATGGCGAAGGATGTGATGACTCGTCTCGGCGGGGGCATCAGCGCACGCAATCGTGCTCAAGCGGGCGCCGAATTCGTGCTGCGCTTTCCAATCATAAATTCCTGA
- a CDS encoding carboxylesterase/lipase family protein yields MSNTVTTRAGRTEGIDQDGLLVFKGIPYAAPPAGALRWMPPTPAAAWSGTRDARSFAPVGHQNRAQIGALTAMTVNGEMSEDCLYLNIWTPGTSGAPRPVMLWIHGGGFTIGSGSQEIYDGATLAKRGNAVVVTINYRLGPLGFLRLSDITNGRIPSTGNEGILDQIAALEWVRDNIAEFGGDSDNVTIFGESAGGMSVGTLLAAPAARGLFHKAIPQSGSCNTATSAQRANHVAEHVLKTLGVSPAHPEQLHGLTPEALLKGTLLPNGMPSPELGMAYQPVVDGAALPKAAIDLVAEGATAGVSIMVGSTAEEWKLFASMDARIADLDRKGLGARIGRRLAPEAADALIAAYEQARSGRGEPTTPAELFSAIESDRVFRIPGIRLAEIKSRREQNVYSYLFTWKSPALRGRLGSCHALELGFVFGTNNVPGMKSFAGSGPDADRLATAMQDAWLAFARTGNPSCESVGAWPTYTEARRATMMFDAKSGSADAPMDQERRAWDGMPSAIIGAL; encoded by the coding sequence ATGAGCAACACGGTGACCACGCGCGCCGGCAGAACAGAAGGAATCGATCAGGACGGTCTCCTGGTGTTCAAGGGCATTCCGTATGCGGCTCCGCCGGCGGGAGCGCTGCGTTGGATGCCGCCGACACCGGCGGCGGCGTGGAGCGGCACGCGCGATGCGCGCAGCTTCGCTCCGGTGGGCCATCAGAACCGGGCCCAGATCGGTGCCCTCACCGCGATGACCGTGAACGGTGAGATGTCCGAGGATTGCCTCTACCTCAATATCTGGACGCCCGGCACGAGCGGCGCGCCGCGCCCCGTGATGCTCTGGATTCACGGCGGCGGCTTCACCATCGGCTCCGGCTCGCAAGAGATCTACGACGGCGCGACGCTCGCCAAGCGCGGCAACGCCGTGGTCGTAACGATCAATTATCGCCTGGGACCGCTGGGCTTCCTGCGCCTATCGGACATCACCAATGGCAGGATCCCTTCGACGGGCAACGAGGGCATCCTCGATCAAATTGCGGCGCTCGAATGGGTTCGCGACAATATCGCCGAGTTCGGCGGCGATTCCGACAACGTGACGATCTTCGGCGAATCGGCCGGTGGCATGAGCGTCGGCACTCTGCTCGCCGCGCCCGCGGCACGCGGATTGTTCCACAAAGCGATTCCGCAAAGCGGCTCGTGCAATACGGCGACCTCGGCGCAGCGCGCCAATCATGTCGCCGAGCACGTGCTGAAGACGCTCGGAGTATCGCCCGCGCATCCCGAGCAGCTGCACGGGCTCACCCCCGAGGCTCTCCTCAAGGGCACGCTGCTGCCGAACGGCATGCCCAGCCCTGAACTCGGGATGGCGTATCAACCGGTGGTTGACGGAGCGGCGCTGCCGAAAGCCGCGATCGATCTCGTTGCCGAGGGCGCGACGGCCGGTGTCTCGATCATGGTCGGGTCGACGGCCGAGGAATGGAAGCTGTTCGCCTCGATGGACGCGCGCATCGCTGATCTCGATCGTAAGGGCCTGGGCGCGCGGATCGGCCGCCGGCTGGCTCCTGAAGCGGCCGACGCGCTAATCGCGGCCTACGAACAAGCGCGCTCCGGACGCGGCGAACCGACGACTCCAGCCGAGCTGTTCTCCGCGATCGAGAGTGACCGCGTGTTTCGCATCCCCGGAATCCGGCTCGCCGAGATCAAGTCGCGCCGTGAACAAAATGTTTACAGCTACCTGTTCACGTGGAAGTCGCCGGCGCTGCGCGGACGGCTTGGATCGTGCCACGCGCTGGAGCTGGGATTCGTTTTCGGCACCAATAATGTGCCCGGCATGAAATCCTTCGCCGGCAGCGGTCCGGATGCCGATCGGCTCGCGACCGCGATGCAGGATGCGTGGCTCGCATTCGCGCGTACGGGAAATCCGAGTTGCGAGAGCGTCGGCGCGTGGCCGACGTACACCGAAGCGCGGCGCGCAACGATGATGTTTGACGCGAAGAGCGGCAGCGCCGATGCGCCGATGGACCAGGAGCGCCGCGCCTGGGACGGGATGCCGAGCGCGATCATCGGCGCTCTCTGA
- a CDS encoding ABC transporter ATP-binding protein produces MARHLPHTPLFRFLGYVRPHLWLVAGGSVMGVLKFTLPLAFPLAFKYVFDVLLVPQPRMEPVNRLIDRWCASLASLLHLSAGAPGRLEALTAALFALFIVQAFATYYRNYWASMAGHRLIFDLRYALFRHMQRLSHSFFDRTTSGGIVSRFTADIMLAQNFVGSAMTNIWIDSVPLTLVVWILFVLDARLAWISMIVVPFYVIVIRILSPRIKKASHELQEVVEEFSGELQERVAGVATVKSFAREEQEAQRFFTRTTELYDLTIENVKLTSEHQMFTEFITRAAPLVVIWAGSVFILHGKMALGTMVAFYAYLSALYLPLQRFSELSSIVASSLAAIERIFTFFDETPEVRDQPGATELRATRGEVEIDNLSFGYQPLDGGARRRILHDVNLHVPAGTTVALVGRSGAGKTTLASLIPRFYEPDSGSIRIDGTDISTVTLKSLRDSIGIVPQDAVLFSASIRENVQYGRPDAPDDDVWHALEQANIREFVESLPEQLGTMIGEGGLRPSTGQRQRLALARVFLKNPPILILDEATSGLDSEVENLIHDAVRRLMKGRTSFLIAHRLASAVESDVIVVLDRGRIVEVAPHGELLHTGGVYAQLYNEQTRKLMVTPEHSARVPGSLRAMRRVADAE; encoded by the coding sequence TTGGCGCGCCATCTCCCGCACACGCCGCTGTTCCGTTTCCTTGGCTACGTGCGGCCGCATCTTTGGCTGGTCGCGGGCGGGTCGGTCATGGGCGTGCTCAAGTTCACGCTGCCGCTCGCGTTTCCGCTCGCCTTTAAGTACGTCTTCGACGTTCTGCTCGTACCGCAACCGCGAATGGAGCCGGTCAACCGTCTGATCGACCGATGGTGCGCGTCGCTGGCGAGCTTGCTTCATCTGAGCGCCGGCGCTCCCGGCAGGCTCGAGGCTCTCACCGCCGCGCTTTTCGCTCTCTTCATCGTCCAGGCGTTCGCGACTTACTATCGCAACTACTGGGCGAGCATGGCGGGGCATCGCCTCATCTTTGATCTGCGCTACGCGCTGTTCCGGCATATGCAGCGCTTGTCGCACTCCTTTTTCGATCGCACGACGTCGGGCGGAATCGTGTCACGCTTCACCGCCGATATCATGCTCGCGCAGAACTTCGTCGGCTCTGCCATGACGAATATCTGGATCGACAGCGTGCCGCTCACGCTCGTGGTTTGGATCCTGTTCGTGCTCGACGCGCGGCTGGCGTGGATCTCGATGATCGTCGTGCCGTTTTACGTGATCGTCATCCGCATCCTTTCGCCGCGCATCAAGAAGGCGAGCCACGAACTGCAGGAAGTCGTCGAGGAGTTTTCCGGCGAGCTCCAGGAGCGGGTGGCCGGCGTCGCGACCGTCAAGTCATTCGCCCGCGAGGAGCAGGAAGCGCAGCGGTTCTTCACCCGCACGACGGAGCTCTACGACCTGACCATCGAAAACGTGAAGCTCACTTCCGAGCATCAGATGTTCACCGAGTTCATCACGCGCGCCGCGCCGCTCGTGGTGATCTGGGCGGGCTCGGTCTTCATCCTGCACGGCAAGATGGCGCTCGGCACGATGGTCGCCTTCTACGCGTACCTGTCGGCGCTCTACCTGCCGCTGCAACGCTTCTCGGAGTTGTCGAGTATCGTGGCGAGCTCGCTCGCCGCGATCGAAAGGATCTTCACCTTCTTCGACGAGACGCCCGAAGTGCGCGACCAGCCGGGAGCGACGGAGCTGCGCGCGACTCGCGGCGAAGTCGAGATCGACAACCTGTCATTCGGTTACCAGCCGCTTGACGGCGGCGCGCGGCGGCGAATCCTGCACGACGTAAATCTTCACGTTCCCGCGGGAACCACGGTCGCGCTCGTCGGCCGCTCGGGCGCGGGCAAGACCACGCTCGCCAGCCTGATCCCGCGCTTCTATGAGCCCGACTCGGGATCGATCCGAATCGACGGCACCGATATCTCAACGGTCACGCTCAAGTCGCTGCGCGATTCGATCGGAATCGTACCGCAGGATGCCGTGCTGTTCAGCGCCTCGATTCGCGAGAACGTCCAGTACGGGCGCCCGGACGCGCCCGACGACGACGTGTGGCACGCGCTCGAGCAAGCCAACATCCGCGAGTTTGTCGAATCGCTGCCGGAGCAGCTTGGAACGATGATCGGCGAAGGCGGTCTGCGTCCTTCGACGGGGCAGCGCCAGCGCCTCGCGCTCGCGCGCGTGTTCCTCAAGAACCCGCCCATATTGATTCTGGACGAGGCGACCTCGGGACTCGATTCCGAGGTGGAGAACCTCATTCACGACGCAGTGCGGCGCCTGATGAAGGGTCGCACGTCGTTTCTGATAGCGCATCGCCTGGCGAGCGCGGTGGAATCCGACGTTATCGTCGTGCTCGATCGCGGCCGCATTGTTGAGGTCGCGCCGCACGGAGAACTGCTCCACACGGGCGGAGTGTACGCGCAGCTCTACAACGAGCAGACGCGCAAACTGATGGTCACGCCCGAGCATTCGGCGCGTGTCCCGGGTTCCCTGCGCGCGATGCGCCGCGTTGCCGACGCTGAATAG
- a CDS encoding amidohydrolase family protein: MSARAKSKSAEIRSRLTHPVIDSDGHTIESMAVFLDYLADVAGTRVVERFPLALEDTFGDPRWMKSSQAERRDLRKLKPTWWANPARNTLDLATATMPKLMHERLDEMGLDVSVVYPTIALVTLEIADEEIRRASARALNRMKADLFGEFSDRLIAAATIPMHTPAEAIAELDYAVREARLKAAMVASYVRRSIPKVAREFPGAAKYTYWMDTFGLDSEHDYDPFWAKCVELGISPTFHSVGYGWGARTSISNYVHNHIGNFAASADAICKGLLLGGIPTRFPKLKFGFLEGGVAWARTLFCELIGHWKKRNGEAIKHYDPQSTDRKLFNELLARYGTGTLHGDADRILGRANYGGFAAGDPAQIDEWRQSGVRSPEDIRDIFQRQFYFGCEGDDPLTMMAYRPMGTPFDLHLNAFYGSDIGHWDVPDMSECLEETTELVDHGLMSPGELRQFVYATPLEFWTANNPNFFKGTRIESAIARA; the protein is encoded by the coding sequence ATGAGTGCGCGCGCCAAATCGAAATCCGCCGAGATCAGGTCGCGGCTGACTCATCCGGTGATCGACTCCGACGGCCACACCATCGAATCGATGGCCGTGTTCCTCGATTACCTCGCCGATGTCGCAGGCACCCGAGTCGTCGAGCGCTTTCCGCTCGCGCTCGAAGATACGTTCGGCGATCCGCGCTGGATGAAATCGAGCCAGGCCGAACGGCGTGATTTGCGCAAGCTGAAACCGACATGGTGGGCGAATCCCGCGCGCAACACGCTCGATCTCGCGACGGCCACGATGCCGAAGCTGATGCACGAGCGCCTCGACGAGATGGGCCTCGACGTATCCGTCGTCTACCCGACGATCGCGCTCGTCACGCTCGAGATCGCCGACGAGGAGATTCGCCGCGCCAGCGCTCGAGCGCTCAACCGGATGAAGGCGGATCTGTTCGGCGAGTTTTCCGATCGCCTCATCGCGGCGGCGACGATTCCGATGCATACCCCTGCCGAGGCGATTGCGGAGCTCGATTATGCGGTCAGAGAGGCGCGACTCAAAGCGGCGATGGTCGCGAGTTACGTGCGGCGTTCGATTCCCAAGGTCGCGCGCGAATTTCCCGGCGCCGCGAAATACACCTACTGGATGGACACCTTCGGCCTCGACAGCGAGCACGACTACGATCCGTTCTGGGCCAAGTGCGTTGAGCTGGGAATCTCGCCGACGTTCCATTCCGTCGGCTACGGATGGGGCGCACGCACCTCGATTTCGAACTACGTGCACAACCATATCGGCAACTTCGCCGCGAGCGCCGACGCGATCTGCAAAGGCCTCCTGCTCGGCGGCATTCCGACGCGATTTCCAAAATTGAAGTTCGGCTTTCTCGAGGGCGGCGTCGCGTGGGCGCGCACCCTCTTCTGCGAGCTGATCGGGCACTGGAAGAAGCGCAACGGCGAGGCAATCAAGCACTACGATCCGCAATCGACCGACCGAAAGCTGTTCAACGAGTTGCTCGCGCGCTATGGCACCGGCACGTTGCACGGCGATGCTGATCGTATTCTCGGACGCGCCAACTATGGCGGCTTCGCGGCGGGCGACCCGGCGCAGATCGATGAATGGCGCCAGAGCGGCGTGCGCTCACCGGAAGACATCCGCGATATTTTCCAGAGGCAGTTTTACTTCGGATGCGAGGGCGACGATCCGCTCACGATGATGGCCTACCGTCCGATGGGCACACCCTTCGATCTGCACCTCAATGCGTTTTACGGCTCCGACATCGGACACTGGGACGTGCCCGACATGAGCGAGTGCCTCGAAGAAACGACGGAGCTCGTTGACCATGGGTTGATGAGCCCGGGCGAGCTGCGCCAGTTCGTCTACGCGACGCCGCTCGAATTCTGGACCGCGAACAATCCGAATTTCTTCAAGGGCACGCGAATCGAATCCGCGATCGCGCGCGCCTAG
- a CDS encoding serine hydrolase domain-containing protein, which yields MANRTISVKTNVGQVQGECDPRFDGVLDVFVENFQKRDELGASVCITAEGRTVVDLWGGKVAEDGPEWSRDTVSIVFSATKGASAICAHMLADRGKLELDAPVTRYWPEFGQAGKESALVAMMLDHSVGLPHLRTQVRNGGFYDYEYMIGMLEREAPFWVPGTRNGYHGITSAWTVGEMVHRASGKRLGEFFRDEVAGPLGIDFWIGLPEQYESRVAPMIYAPITDEVRNSRISKAAVADRDSPPFYFLFNMGGFNVNTREARAAEIGSANGISNGRGLAGLYAPLANGGSLGGVKLVGADTLTRMALCSVATHDDATLKIPSRFSLGFMKAMDNRRLDNAKNCSLIISEPAFGHVGAGGSIGFADPSCHMSFGYSMNRMGIGILMNDRGQSLIDAAYRALGYKSNAGGVWA from the coding sequence ATGGCTAATCGCACAATTTCAGTGAAAACGAACGTTGGTCAGGTTCAGGGCGAATGCGATCCGCGCTTCGACGGCGTGCTCGACGTTTTCGTCGAGAATTTTCAAAAGCGCGACGAGCTCGGCGCGAGCGTATGCATCACGGCCGAGGGCCGCACCGTTGTCGATCTTTGGGGCGGCAAGGTCGCGGAGGACGGCCCGGAATGGTCGCGCGACACCGTCTCGATCGTGTTCTCCGCGACCAAGGGCGCATCGGCGATTTGCGCGCATATGCTGGCCGATCGCGGCAAGCTCGAGCTCGACGCTCCGGTTACGCGCTACTGGCCCGAGTTTGGCCAGGCAGGCAAGGAATCGGCCCTCGTCGCGATGATGCTCGATCACTCGGTCGGCCTGCCGCATCTGCGCACGCAGGTGCGGAACGGCGGATTTTACGACTACGAGTACATGATCGGGATGCTCGAGCGCGAAGCGCCCTTCTGGGTTCCCGGCACGCGCAACGGCTACCACGGCATCACGTCGGCGTGGACTGTAGGCGAGATGGTGCATCGCGCGTCTGGCAAGCGCCTCGGCGAATTCTTCCGCGACGAAGTTGCGGGCCCGCTCGGCATCGATTTCTGGATCGGCCTGCCGGAGCAATATGAATCGCGCGTCGCGCCAATGATCTACGCACCGATCACCGACGAAGTGCGTAACAGCCGGATCTCGAAAGCCGCCGTTGCCGATCGCGATTCGCCGCCCTTCTACTTCCTGTTCAACATGGGCGGTTTCAACGTGAACACGCGTGAGGCGCGCGCCGCCGAGATCGGCTCCGCCAATGGAATTTCCAACGGGCGCGGTCTTGCGGGCCTCTATGCTCCACTCGCCAACGGCGGCTCGCTCGGCGGCGTGAAGCTCGTCGGTGCTGACACGCTGACGCGGATGGCGCTCTGTTCGGTCGCAACGCACGACGATGCGACGCTCAAAATCCCGTCGCGATTTTCTCTCGGCTTCATGAAAGCGATGGACAATCGACGCCTCGACAACGCGAAGAACTGCTCACTCATCATCTCGGAGCCGGCCTTCGGCCACGTCGGCGCGGGCGGTTCGATTGGCTTCGCCGATCCGAGTTGCCACATGAGTTTCGGCTACTCGATGAACCGCATGGGCATCGGCATCCTGATGAACGATCGCGGACAGTCGCTGATCGACGCCGCTTATCGCGCGCTCGGATACAAGAGCAACGCCGGCGGAGTCTGGGCCTGA
- a CDS encoding adenylate/guanylate cyclase domain-containing protein, translated as MTYRGQLFIVLLTLVVVSTSLFAAASYLICNRLLQREVHRKVHSIAATGALMLHADSIAQIASAGTAAKPQYTQIEDQLKAIRDANRRQDVNVDHIFILIPSRDNPQQVVYGVDTGEESGLAHHAGDPFVANGQQAANLENLHRLDNQLDNFQFRYDVGLAPIYDRSGKLIAELGVKLGWAPDTMLGNVWKYLAPPFAVTVVIAIVTAIMLSRGVTVPLYSLRGTVDAIGKGNLEAAAEVRGTVEFKEMASAINLMTRGLRERKMIEQAFSGYLSREVLDQILRDGKVPELKGVRRRISVLFADIRNFTSMSEARRPEEVVEVLSEFFARMVPVVQKNGGYIDKFTGDGMMATFGAIVEDPGHETHAVASAIEMQRALHQLCAKWQGEGRSGFAMGIGVNSGNAVVGNIGTEAHMEFTAIGDTVNLASRLQTATKEFDAEILVSEETRAAAQSQFRWNSLGGIHVKGRVQRVQVYGVATDAS; from the coding sequence ATGACCTATCGCGGACAACTGTTCATCGTGCTGCTGACGTTGGTGGTCGTCAGCACCAGCCTCTTCGCGGCTGCTAGTTATCTCATCTGCAACCGCCTGCTGCAGCGCGAGGTGCATCGCAAGGTTCACTCGATCGCTGCGACCGGCGCGCTGATGCTCCATGCTGACAGCATTGCGCAAATCGCATCCGCCGGCACCGCGGCCAAGCCGCAGTACACCCAAATCGAAGACCAGTTGAAGGCGATTCGCGACGCGAATCGCCGACAGGATGTGAACGTCGATCACATTTTCATCCTGATACCGTCGCGCGACAATCCGCAGCAGGTCGTCTATGGCGTCGATACCGGCGAGGAGTCCGGCCTCGCACATCACGCCGGCGATCCCTTCGTCGCCAATGGCCAGCAGGCGGCGAATCTCGAAAACCTGCACCGGCTCGATAATCAATTGGATAATTTTCAGTTCCGCTACGATGTGGGTCTCGCCCCGATTTACGATCGCTCCGGCAAGCTGATAGCCGAGTTGGGGGTGAAGCTCGGATGGGCTCCTGACACGATGCTCGGCAACGTCTGGAAGTACCTGGCACCGCCGTTCGCGGTCACCGTCGTGATCGCGATCGTCACGGCAATCATGCTGTCTCGCGGTGTAACGGTCCCGCTCTACAGCCTGCGCGGGACGGTGGATGCGATAGGCAAGGGGAACCTCGAGGCAGCGGCGGAGGTTCGGGGCACGGTGGAATTCAAGGAGATGGCGAGCGCGATCAATCTGATGACTCGCGGCTTACGCGAACGCAAGATGATCGAGCAGGCGTTTTCGGGATACCTGTCGCGTGAGGTGCTCGACCAGATACTGCGCGACGGCAAGGTGCCGGAACTGAAGGGTGTGCGGCGGCGCATCAGCGTTTTGTTCGCCGATATCCGCAATTTCACCTCGATGTCGGAAGCGCGGCGGCCCGAGGAAGTCGTCGAAGTGCTGAGCGAGTTCTTCGCGCGGATGGTGCCCGTGGTGCAGAAAAACGGCGGCTACATCGACAAATTCACCGGCGATGGCATGATGGCGACATTTGGCGCGATCGTCGAAGACCCGGGCCACGAAACGCACGCGGTCGCGAGCGCGATCGAAATGCAACGCGCGCTGCATCAGCTATGCGCGAAATGGCAAGGCGAGGGCCGCAGCGGCTTCGCGATGGGCATCGGCGTCAACTCGGGCAACGCGGTCGTTGGGAATATCGGCACCGAAGCTCACATGGAGTTTACAGCGATCGGCGACACGGTGAATCTCGCGTCGCGATTGCAGACTGCGACCAAGGAATTCGACGCCGAGATCCTGGTGAGCGAGGAGACTCGCGCGGCGGCGCAATCACAGTTCAGGTGGAATTCCCTCGGCGGAATCCACGTCAAAGGACGAGTGCAGCGAGTCCAGGTTTACGGCGTCGCGACGGACGCTTCCTAG